One Osmerus eperlanus chromosome 13, fOsmEpe2.1, whole genome shotgun sequence genomic region harbors:
- the LOC134032142 gene encoding thiosulfate sulfurtransferase/rhodanese-like domain-containing protein 2, whose protein sequence is MATDMACIDVSTQDTYAPHGQKQEKLQLSTTLRKYYAFCKRKTFAKFVASKENPCSEEAVRPTTWHCCGQSFYEPSSIHKHVARAHESEITQLTESTFENFLSQTEKDTLSQQQVKVKETVDISLWIPDTSHISDDQLQNGPGEVLLYYCYCQITDPHPICAWQKALCEKLHLTGKVRVATEGINGTIGGTKVATNSYIKAMRSHPVFKNMDQEDFKTSEGGAGCFPDLRVGVYKEIVPMGVDPEEVSYRLAGIHLEPEEFHKEVEAILSKRDSCKDTILLDCRNFYESKIGHFRHCVAPNIRKFSYFPDYVDQNLDLFRDKNVLMYCTGGIRCERGSAYLRSKEVCREVYQLKGGIHKYLERFPEGFYRGKLFVFDQRYAISSNGDVISECRYCSSPWDHYQLCTTTFCCQLVLSCPTCRRGGLTSCCPTCQNKGQGQEPSSTPHHREECECTDGRPRIPQDVL, encoded by the exons ATGGCAACAGATATGGCTTGCATCGATGTTTCTACTCAGGATACTTATGCTCCTCATGGCCAAAAACAAGAGAAACTGCAACTTTCCACAACCTTAAGAAAGTATTATGCTTTCTGCAAGAGGAAG ACATTTGCCAAATTTGTGGCATCGAAGGAAAACCCATGTTCCGAGGAAGCCGTTCGTCCAACAACCTGGCATTGCTGTGGCCAAAGTTTCTATGAACCCTCTTCAATCCACAAGCATGTGGCCAGGGCTCATGAATCTGAGATTACGCAGTTAACAGAGTCAACGTTCGAGAACTTTCTCAGCCAGACTGAGAAAGACACATTATCGCAACAGCAAGTAAAAGTGAAAGAGACTGTAGATATTTCACTGTGGATTCCTGACACCAGCCACATCTCTGATGACCAGCTACAGAA TGGTCCAGGTGAGGTTCTCCTATACTACTGCTATTGCCAGATTACAGATCCACATCCTATCTGTGCCTGGCAAAAGGCCCTGTGTGAGAAGCTCCACCTAACTGGCAAG GTGAGGGTGGCTACAGAGGGTATCAATGGCACAATTGGCGGCACCAAAGTGGCGACTAACTCGTACATCAAGGCAATGCGTTCACATCCAGTCTTTAAGAACATGGATCAGGAGGACTTCAAG ACCAGCGAAGGGGGGGCAGGCTGTTTCCCTGACCTCAGGGTGGGTGTCTACAAGGAAATCGTCCCCATGGGAGTGGACCCTGAGGAAGTGTCCTACAGACTGGCAG GAATCCACTTGGAACCGGAGGAATTTCACAAAGAAGTGGAGGCCATTCTGTCAAAAAGGGATTCTTGCAAAGACACAATACTGTTAGACTGCAGAAACTTCTACGAGAGTAAAATA GGCCACTTCAGACATTGTGTAGCCCCCAACATTCGCAAGTTCAGCTACTTCCCTGACTACGTTGACCAGAACCTTGACCTCTTCAGAGACAAGAATGTGCTCATGTACTGCACTGGGGGCATTCGCTGTGAACGTGGGTCAGCATATCTTCGCTCCAAG gaGGTGTGCAGGGAGGTGTACCAGCTGAAGGGAGGGATTCATAAGTACCTGGAGCGCTTCCCAGAGGGGTTTTATCGAGGGAAACTGTTTGTGTTTGACCAACGCTATGCAATCTCCTCAAATGGGGACGTTATCTCAG AGTGCAGGTACTGCAGCTCACCCTGGGACCATTACCAGCTGTGCACGACCACCTTCTGCTGCCAGCTAGTCCTTTCCTGCCCCACCTGCAGGCGGGGGGGGctcacttcctgttgtcccACCTGCCAGAACAAAGGCCAGGGCCAGGAGCCCTCTTCCACACCGCAccatagagaggagtgtgagtgCACAGACGGACGCCCTAGGATCCCCCAGGATGTATTGTGA